In Candidatus Sulfurimonas marisnigri, a single genomic region encodes these proteins:
- a CDS encoding iron-sulfur cluster assembly scaffold protein encodes MAKNDILGASLWDAYSNKVTTLMNNPQHQGEITEEEAESHGNKLIVADFGAESCGDAVRLYWEIDPKDDKIVNSKFKSFGCGTAIASSDVMTELCIGKTVQEAVKITNIDVELALRDDPETPAVPPQKMHCSVMAYDVIKKAAGLYMGVEAESFESEIIVCECARVSLGTLQEVIKLNDLKTVEQITDYTKAGGFCKSCIKPGGHEAREYYLTDILEDTRREMDEEKMKAAADAGGKGDFESMTLVQQIKAIDSEIDDSIRQFLIMDGGDMEVIDIKSSDEYIDVYIRYLGACNGCASSSTGTLYAIESTLKEKLSKKIRVLPI; translated from the coding sequence ATGGCAAAAAATGATATATTAGGAGCATCTCTTTGGGATGCTTACTCAAATAAAGTAACAACATTAATGAATAACCCACAACACCAAGGCGAGATTACCGAAGAAGAAGCAGAGTCTCATGGTAACAAGTTAATTGTTGCTGATTTTGGTGCTGAGAGCTGTGGAGACGCTGTTCGTCTTTACTGGGAGATAGATCCAAAAGATGACAAAATTGTAAACTCTAAATTTAAAAGTTTTGGTTGTGGTACAGCTATCGCTTCTTCTGATGTAATGACTGAACTATGTATTGGTAAAACAGTTCAAGAAGCTGTTAAAATAACAAACATAGATGTTGAACTGGCACTTCGTGATGACCCAGAGACTCCAGCAGTCCCACCTCAAAAAATGCACTGTTCAGTTATGGCTTACGATGTTATTAAAAAAGCAGCTGGTCTTTATATGGGTGTTGAGGCAGAGAGTTTTGAGAGTGAAATTATTGTTTGTGAGTGTGCTCGTGTTAGTTTGGGAACACTTCAAGAGGTTATCAAGCTTAATGACTTGAAAACTGTTGAGCAGATTACAGATTATACTAAAGCTGGTGGTTTTTGTAAGAGTTGTATTAAGCCAGGTGGACATGAAGCAAGAGAATACTACCTTACAGATATCCTAGAAGATACTCGTCGTGAAATGGACGAAGAGAAGATGAAAGCAGCGGCTGATGCTGGTGGAAAAGGCGACTTTGAATCAATGACTCTTGTTCAGCAAATTAAAGCAATCGATTCTGAAATTGATGATAGTATCCGTCAGTTCTTAATTATGGATGGTGGAGATATGGAAGTTATAGACATTAAGTCAAGTGATGAGTATATTGATGTTTATATTAGATACTTAGGTGCTTGTAACGGTTGTGCTTCTTCGTCAACAGGTACTCTGTACGCAATTGAATCAACTTTAAAAGAGAAACTATCTAAAAAAATTAGAGTTCTGCCAATATAA
- a CDS encoding menaquinone biosynthesis family protein encodes MKKTLIAHSPDADDIFMYYAIKFGWVDMKDTKFDNIAEDIQTLNEKALRGEYEIVAISFALYPHIKEDYAPLRTAVSFGEGYGPKVIKKKGVKLKRNFKVALSGEHTTNAMLFRIAYPDSRVTYMNFLEIEQAVLDGNVDAGVLIHESILTYDNNLEVEKEMWDIWQELAGKELPLPLGGMAISRSIPLNKAIEYEATLTKAVQVARDHKSKLSQMLLERDLVRIDAATLDKYLELYANDESITLSQLQYKAIDKLFEIGYKHGFYDSLVKVEDFMIPAEYKEIRNS; translated from the coding sequence TTGAAAAAAACACTAATTGCACACTCACCTGACGCCGACGATATATTTATGTACTATGCCATTAAATTTGGCTGGGTAGATATGAAAGATACTAAATTTGACAACATCGCGGAAGATATTCAAACCCTAAATGAAAAAGCACTAAGAGGCGAATATGAGATTGTTGCAATTAGTTTTGCACTTTACCCTCACATAAAAGAAGATTATGCCCCACTTCGTACTGCGGTAAGTTTTGGCGAAGGGTATGGACCTAAAGTCATCAAGAAAAAAGGTGTTAAACTAAAAAGAAATTTTAAAGTTGCACTTAGTGGAGAACACACTACAAATGCTATGCTTTTTCGTATAGCTTACCCTGATTCCAGAGTTACTTATATGAACTTTTTAGAGATAGAACAAGCAGTTCTTGATGGCAATGTTGATGCTGGTGTTTTGATACATGAAAGTATTTTAACTTATGATAACAACTTGGAAGTTGAAAAAGAGATGTGGGATATATGGCAAGAATTAGCTGGTAAAGAACTTCCTCTTCCTCTTGGAGGAATGGCAATTAGTCGCTCTATTCCGTTAAATAAAGCCATAGAGTATGAGGCTACATTAACAAAGGCTGTTCAGGTGGCACGTGACCATAAATCTAAACTTTCTCAAATGCTTTTAGAGAGAGATTTGGTTCGTATTGATGCAGCAACTCTTGATAAGTATCTTGAACTATATGCAAATGATGAGTCAATAACTTTAAGCCAACTCCAATACAAAGCGATAGATAAACTCTTTGAGATAGGCTACAAACATGGTTTTTATGACTCATTGGTAAAAGTTGAAGACTTTATGATACCTGCTGAGTATAAAGAGATTAGGAACTCTTAG
- a CDS encoding UDP-N-acetylmuramate dehydrogenase produces the protein MKTKSINFAKFSSFKIGATIDVALLDSCETPTNDYYIIGSCNNILIGVQPPPLMKLDKKYDYIKIENNTLKIGGATPSGKIASFCKKHNIANFEFVSHLPGTLGGLVFMNAGLKEFEIFNNLISISTCTVRNEETHFGRKVIFKQDISFGYRYTDISSPILEATFSLTYGFDEKKVDVFKKMRSNQPSMPSAGSCFKNPKGDYAGRLIEEVGLKGFKAGDMEFSPEHANFLVNNNNGTFDDAIFLIQEAQRKVYEKFGIWLECEIGVLDIRYMGKDSKLLNPYM, from the coding sequence ATGAAAACAAAAAGTATCAACTTCGCTAAATTTTCCTCTTTTAAAATAGGAGCTACTATTGATGTAGCTTTGTTAGATAGTTGCGAAACACCAACTAATGATTATTACATTATTGGTTCTTGCAATAACATTTTAATAGGCGTACAGCCTCCGCCTCTAATGAAGTTAGATAAAAAATATGACTATATTAAGATAGAAAATAACACTCTAAAAATTGGTGGAGCAACTCCCTCTGGAAAAATTGCCTCATTTTGCAAAAAACACAATATTGCAAACTTCGAGTTTGTTTCCCATCTTCCAGGGACACTTGGTGGACTTGTCTTTATGAATGCAGGTCTTAAAGAGTTTGAGATATTTAATAATCTTATTTCTATCTCTACATGCACTGTAAGGAACGAGGAAACGCACTTTGGGCGTAAAGTCATCTTTAAGCAAGATATTAGTTTTGGGTACAGGTATACAGATATTAGTAGCCCGATTTTGGAAGCAACATTTTCTTTAACTTATGGTTTTGATGAAAAAAAAGTAGATGTATTTAAAAAAATGCGCTCGAACCAACCATCAATGCCAAGTGCAGGAAGCTGTTTTAAGAACCCTAAGGGTGACTATGCAGGACGACTCATAGAAGAGGTTGGGCTAAAAGGTTTTAAAGCAGGGGATATGGAATTTAGTCCCGAACATGCAAATTTTTTAGTAAATAACAACAATGGAACTTTTGATGATGCGATATTTTTAATACAAGAGGCTCAAAGAAAGGTTTATGAAAAATTTGGAATTTGGTTAGAGTGTGAAATTGGAGTTTTGGATATTAGGTATATGGGCAAGGATTCAAAACTTTTGAACCCTTACATGTAA
- the fliQ gene encoding flagellar biosynthesis protein FliQ: MEAKLISLGVETFKMALMLALPGLLTGMFLGLAVSIFQATTQINEMTLSFIPKILGVVIVIILTMPWMLNSMTDYSTQVFNMIPTFVE, encoded by the coding sequence ATGGAAGCAAAACTCATATCATTAGGCGTTGAAACTTTTAAAATGGCTCTAATGCTAGCCCTTCCAGGTCTTTTGACTGGTATGTTTCTTGGTTTAGCTGTCAGTATTTTTCAGGCTACGACGCAGATTAATGAGATGACACTGAGTTTTATCCCTAAAATTTTAGGTGTTGTAATAGTTATTATCTTAACAATGCCATGGATGCTAAACTCAATGACTGATTATTCAACTCAGGTATTTAACATGATTCCTACATTTGTAGAGTGA